A portion of the Hylaeus volcanicus isolate JK05 unplaced genomic scaffold, UHH_iyHylVolc1.0_haploid 12237, whole genome shotgun sequence genome contains these proteins:
- the LOC128884142 gene encoding uncharacterized protein LOC128884142 isoform X2 encodes MLALIRFCQSLLHTLAIKGCYPKTSDLRHYEKSLPEILTSRIKHALWDSPFILFAPLMSDGKRLDFNYIATYLKIIFLSFPSSKHSFLSKNTTNPTFYQYWLSSNQAFQSFIKRIPGVVTPFQNTQCGINVLLNQISVQTAHLFLTKKKLKQKDSIDHNDRDIDKKYVIDLNLDNNRPLYDHISDVVTLFERRQLESPVIRLTHDPSCQHRFAQLQGITLNYFPDNFYPNNSEVSLTKMYQLDRSLLKNMDEAKAAKIPILVGLRLQQGSHNIFINKTLSRTKKSKLDSYYDSRLTSLLPLTTPMFQQLTWMSCVMYKLDLWSKQYELTKKLETQMNVLALIIQKYLQFHLQKKLNIKPIILNERLVSLAMTAPSSRVLNEEVDYKTPWGRSDMDNALTLNERDSEENFTRNDYTENTWMKYCHKDPHSQRIEFLGDSVLKCITTIFFFFLGVSLDEGELTDRAHFIQANKFLKHCSENMNLHSYIAASVFMSRNAFFTGPTTITMMRRQVLSNKMQADAVEALIAAIYLSSICVEKETVSILPFSCVSESFYEELEFNCLLAGSIGKFNDGLKASVILLDILTLQEDNAIVPFSFGALWYTILNFNLNKKISSVCTQVKNCPSNLFLEKDQNNFPEFLNEKMNSKFIKTISHTYHFYISYKKIIDDSFIKEFSFNFPTHAPPVTNKQLTHLWNQQYAQEPLNKFSGIVTIARTHRSIASHMDLTHSYEQLEYLGDGVLSLLITDYLYKEFPLYDEGMLSNCKSLLQSNIFLAIRFLRKLVTHNEQVNISVIPASGILLCLLDDSFDMMENFVTQLITIPLQDDPMIAFYLQKYYITLANPDAKTKPSQTIHNYIDIASLPTLQQMKRIADVYESLLGATFLVTSCNLEHCWNCIQDDFNSVREFLVSKVFRNMT; translated from the exons ATGCTGGCTTTAATACGTTTTTGCCAATCTTTATTACACACTTTAGCTATAAAAGGGTGTTATCCCAAAACCAGCGATTTACGTCATTACGAAAAAAGTCTTCCAGAGATTCTAACGAGTCGAATCAAACACGCTTTATGGGACTCaccttttattctttttgcgCCTTTAATGTCCGATGGCAAAAGGCttgatttcaattatattgctacttacttgaaaataatttttctttcttttccatccTCTaa ACATTCCTTTCTCTCTAAAAATACCACCAACCCAACGTTTTATCAGTATTGGTTATCTTCCAATCAAGCGTTtcaaagttttataaaaaggaTCCCAGGTGTTGTAACACCTTTTCAGAACACGCAATGCGGCATAAATGTCCTTTTGAATCAAATCAGTGTTCAAACCGCGCACCTTTTCTTgacgaaaaagaaactgaaacaaaaagattcAATTGACCATAATGATAGAGACATTGACAAAAAATATGTCATTGATTTGAACCTAGACAATAATAGACCATTATACGACCATATTTCGGATGTCGTCACTCTTTTTGAAAGGCGTCAATTAGAATCTCCGGTCATTCGTTTAACACATGATCCGTCGTGTCAACATCGTTTTGCTCA ATTGCAAGGAATCACGTTAAACTACTTTCCAGACAACTTTTACCCTAATAATTCAGAAGTCTCTTTAACGAAAATGTATCAATTAGACAGAAGCTTATTAAAAAACATGGATGAAGCTAAAGCAGCCAAAATTCCGATTCTGGTTGGCTTACGACTTCAACAA GGTTCacataacatttttatcaacaAAACACTATCTCGCACAAAGAAAAGCAAGCTTGATAGTTATTATGATTCACGTTTGACCAGTCTATTACCGTTGACCACTCCAATGTTTCAACAA TTAACATGGATGAGTTGTGTAATGTATAAACTGGATTTGTGGTCAAAGCAGTATGAGTTAACTAAAAAACTAGAAACCCAAATGAATGTCCTGGCACTCATCATTCAAAAGTATTTACAATTCCACTTACAGAAAAAGTTGAACATTAAACCAATCATTCTTAATGAGCGTTTAGTGTCACTTGCTATGACAGCACCCTCAAGTCGTGTTTTGAACGAAGAAGTTGATTATAAAACACCGTGGGGTCGATCTGACATGGACAATGCCTTGACATTGAATGAAAGGGATAGCGAAGAAAATTTCACTCGTAATGATTATACAGAAAACACTTGGATGAAATACTGTCACA AGGACCCTCATTCACAGCGAATCGAATTTCTAGGAGATTCAGTTCTAAAGTGTATcacaacaatattttttttctttcttggtGTATCGTTGGATGAGGGAGAACTAACAGATAGAGCTCATTTTATTCAAGCCAATAAATTCTTAAAGCATTGTAGCGAAAACATGAACTTACATTCCTATATAGCAGCGTCGGTTTTTATGTCCAGGAATGCATTTTTCACCGGACCTACTACCATAACAATGATGCGAAGACAAgtactttctaataaaatgCAAGCGGATGCTGTTGAAGCTTTAATTGCTGCCATTTACCTTTCATCTATTTGTGTCGAGAAAGAAACAGTGTCGATATTACCT TTTTCGTGTGTTTCAGAAAGCTTTTATGAAGAActtgaatttaattgtttattagcGGGATCTATAGGCAAATTTAATGATGGGTTGAAAGCATCCGTTATACTTCTTGACATTTTAACTCTTCAAGAAGATAACGCCATTGTGCCATTTTCATTTGGAGCACTGTGGTATACcatcttaaatttcaatttgaat aaaaaaatttcatccgtCTGCACGCAAGTAAAAAATTGTCCTTCTAAcctttttttagaaaaagaccaaaataattttcccgaatttcttaatgaaaaaatgaattcaaaattcatcAAGACAATATCTCACACGTATCACTTTTATATATCCTACAAGAAGATTATTGACGACTCTTTTATAAAGGAATTTTCCTTTAACTTTCCAACGCATGCACCACCTGTAACAAATAAACAGCTTACTCATCTTTGGAATCAGCAATATGCACAAGAacctttgaataaatttagtGGAATCGTTACAATTGCGCGCACTCATAGAAGCATA GCATCTCATATGGATTTAACGCATTCGTACGAACAATTAGAGTACCTTGGAGATGGAGTGTTATCCTTACTGATCACAgattatttgtataaagaatTTCCTTTATATGACGAAGGAATGCTTTCAAACTGCAAAAGTTTACtccaaagtaatatttttctagcCATTCGTTTTTTACGAAAACTTGTTACACATAATGAGCAAGTCAACATATCTGTTATACCAGCCAGTGGTATACTTTTATGTCTTTTGGATGATTCTTTTGATATGATGGAAAACTTTGTTACTCAACTCATCACTATTCCACTGCAAGACGATCCAATGATCgcgttttatttacaaaaatattatattactttagcCAACCCTGACGCCAAAACAAAACCATCCCAAACCATTCACAATTATATCGATATAGCGTCTCTTCCAACGCTTCAACAAATGAAACGCATTGCAGACGTGTACGAAAGCCTATTAGGAGCTACTTTTCTCGTGACTTCTTGTAATTTAGAG CATTGTTGGAATTGTATTCAAGATGATTTCAATAGTGTTCGCGAATTCTTAGTGTCAAAGGTTTTCCGCAACATGACATGA
- the LOC128884142 gene encoding uncharacterized protein LOC128884142 isoform X3, which produces MGYWRPFYRVETNSQNDVSCSDSYFENIIETILCTDTEKQTDNSVMDLHEKALLDVYTPIVTKLSGHCRRVLMPLALLLPFKLPKRIDIVGCYGQFAEKIRIEVEPCVSDGIHTADYYFSSLGMLALIRFCQSLLHTLAIKGCYPKTSDLRHYEKSLPEILTSRIKHALWDSPFILFAPLMSDGKRLDFNYIATYLKIIFLSFPSSKHSFLSKNTTNPTFYQYWLSSNQAFQSFIKRIPGVVTPFQNTQCGINVLLNQISVQTAHLFLTKKKLKQKDSIDHNDRDIDKKYVIDLNLDNNRPLYDHISDVVTLFERRQLESPVIRLTHDPSCQHRFAQLQGITLNYFPDNFYPNNSEVSLTKMYQLDRSLLKNMDEAKAAKIPILVGLRLQQGSHNIFINKTLSRTKKSKLDSYYDSRLTSLLPLTTPMFQQLTWMSCVMYKLDLWSKQYELTKKLETQMNVLALIIQKYLQFHLQKKLNIKPIILNERLVSLAMTAPSSRVLNEEVDYKTPWGRSDMDNALTLNERDSEENFTRNDYTENTWMKYCHKDPHSQRIEFLGDSVLKCITTIFFFFLGVSLDEGELTDRAHFIQANKFLKHCSENMNLHSYIAASVFMSRNAFFTGPTTITMMRRQVLSNKMQADAVEALIAAIYLSSICVEKETVSILPFSCVSESFYEELEFNCLLAGSIGKFNDGLKASVILLDILTLQEDNAIVPFSFGALWYTILNFNLNKKISSVCTQVKNCPSNLFLEKDQNNFPEFLNEKMNSKFIKTISHTYHFYISYKKIIDDSFIKEFSFNFPTHAPPVTNKQLTHLWNQQYAQEPLNKFSGIVTIARTHRSIAHVSMHNIFLY; this is translated from the exons ATGGGATATTGGAGACCTTTTTATAGAGTCGAAACAAATTCACAAAATGACGTGTCTTGTAGTGACtcgtattttgaaaatatcattgaaaCCATTTTATGTACAGATACTGAAAAACAAACTGACAATTCCGTGATGGATTTGCATGAAAAAGCTTTACTTGATGTTTATACTCCCATTGTAACAAAACTTTCTGGTCATTGTCGACGTGTGTTAATGCCTCTTGCTCTACTATTGCCTTTTAAATTACCTAAAAGGATAGATATAGTTGGTTGCTATGGTCAATTTGCAGAAAAAATTCGTATTGAAGTTGAACCGTGTGTTTCAGATGGAATACATACAGCAGACTATTATTTTAGTTCATTGGGAATGCTGGCTTTAATACGTTTTTGCCAATCTTTATTACACACTTTAGCTATAAAAGGGTGTTATCCCAAAACCAGCGATTTACGTCATTACGAAAAAAGTCTTCCAGAGATTCTAACGAGTCGAATCAAACACGCTTTATGGGACTCaccttttattctttttgcgCCTTTAATGTCCGATGGCAAAAGGCttgatttcaattatattgctacttacttgaaaataatttttctttcttttccatccTCTaa ACATTCCTTTCTCTCTAAAAATACCACCAACCCAACGTTTTATCAGTATTGGTTATCTTCCAATCAAGCGTTtcaaagttttataaaaaggaTCCCAGGTGTTGTAACACCTTTTCAGAACACGCAATGCGGCATAAATGTCCTTTTGAATCAAATCAGTGTTCAAACCGCGCACCTTTTCTTgacgaaaaagaaactgaaacaaaaagattcAATTGACCATAATGATAGAGACATTGACAAAAAATATGTCATTGATTTGAACCTAGACAATAATAGACCATTATACGACCATATTTCGGATGTCGTCACTCTTTTTGAAAGGCGTCAATTAGAATCTCCGGTCATTCGTTTAACACATGATCCGTCGTGTCAACATCGTTTTGCTCA ATTGCAAGGAATCACGTTAAACTACTTTCCAGACAACTTTTACCCTAATAATTCAGAAGTCTCTTTAACGAAAATGTATCAATTAGACAGAAGCTTATTAAAAAACATGGATGAAGCTAAAGCAGCCAAAATTCCGATTCTGGTTGGCTTACGACTTCAACAA GGTTCacataacatttttatcaacaAAACACTATCTCGCACAAAGAAAAGCAAGCTTGATAGTTATTATGATTCACGTTTGACCAGTCTATTACCGTTGACCACTCCAATGTTTCAACAA TTAACATGGATGAGTTGTGTAATGTATAAACTGGATTTGTGGTCAAAGCAGTATGAGTTAACTAAAAAACTAGAAACCCAAATGAATGTCCTGGCACTCATCATTCAAAAGTATTTACAATTCCACTTACAGAAAAAGTTGAACATTAAACCAATCATTCTTAATGAGCGTTTAGTGTCACTTGCTATGACAGCACCCTCAAGTCGTGTTTTGAACGAAGAAGTTGATTATAAAACACCGTGGGGTCGATCTGACATGGACAATGCCTTGACATTGAATGAAAGGGATAGCGAAGAAAATTTCACTCGTAATGATTATACAGAAAACACTTGGATGAAATACTGTCACA AGGACCCTCATTCACAGCGAATCGAATTTCTAGGAGATTCAGTTCTAAAGTGTATcacaacaatattttttttctttcttggtGTATCGTTGGATGAGGGAGAACTAACAGATAGAGCTCATTTTATTCAAGCCAATAAATTCTTAAAGCATTGTAGCGAAAACATGAACTTACATTCCTATATAGCAGCGTCGGTTTTTATGTCCAGGAATGCATTTTTCACCGGACCTACTACCATAACAATGATGCGAAGACAAgtactttctaataaaatgCAAGCGGATGCTGTTGAAGCTTTAATTGCTGCCATTTACCTTTCATCTATTTGTGTCGAGAAAGAAACAGTGTCGATATTACCT TTTTCGTGTGTTTCAGAAAGCTTTTATGAAGAActtgaatttaattgtttattagcGGGATCTATAGGCAAATTTAATGATGGGTTGAAAGCATCCGTTATACTTCTTGACATTTTAACTCTTCAAGAAGATAACGCCATTGTGCCATTTTCATTTGGAGCACTGTGGTATACcatcttaaatttcaatttgaat aaaaaaatttcatccgtCTGCACGCAAGTAAAAAATTGTCCTTCTAAcctttttttagaaaaagaccaaaataattttcccgaatttcttaatgaaaaaatgaattcaaaattcatcAAGACAATATCTCACACGTATCACTTTTATATATCCTACAAGAAGATTATTGACGACTCTTTTATAAAGGAATTTTCCTTTAACTTTCCAACGCATGCACCACCTGTAACAAATAAACAGCTTACTCATCTTTGGAATCAGCAATATGCACAAGAacctttgaataaatttagtGGAATCGTTACAATTGCGCGCACTCATAGAAGCATA GCTCATGTTTCAATgcataacatttttctttattga
- the LOC128884142 gene encoding uncharacterized protein LOC128884142 isoform X1, protein MGYWRPFYRVETNSQNDVSCSDSYFENIIETILCTDTEKQTDNSVMDLHEKALLDVYTPIVTKLSGHCRRVLMPLALLLPFKLPKRIDIVGCYGQFAEKIRIEVEPCVSDGIHTADYYFSSLGMLALIRFCQSLLHTLAIKGCYPKTSDLRHYEKSLPEILTSRIKHALWDSPFILFAPLMSDGKRLDFNYIATYLKIIFLSFPSSKHSFLSKNTTNPTFYQYWLSSNQAFQSFIKRIPGVVTPFQNTQCGINVLLNQISVQTAHLFLTKKKLKQKDSIDHNDRDIDKKYVIDLNLDNNRPLYDHISDVVTLFERRQLESPVIRLTHDPSCQHRFAQLQGITLNYFPDNFYPNNSEVSLTKMYQLDRSLLKNMDEAKAAKIPILVGLRLQQGSHNIFINKTLSRTKKSKLDSYYDSRLTSLLPLTTPMFQQLTWMSCVMYKLDLWSKQYELTKKLETQMNVLALIIQKYLQFHLQKKLNIKPIILNERLVSLAMTAPSSRVLNEEVDYKTPWGRSDMDNALTLNERDSEENFTRNDYTENTWMKYCHKDPHSQRIEFLGDSVLKCITTIFFFFLGVSLDEGELTDRAHFIQANKFLKHCSENMNLHSYIAASVFMSRNAFFTGPTTITMMRRQVLSNKMQADAVEALIAAIYLSSICVEKETVSILPFSCVSESFYEELEFNCLLAGSIGKFNDGLKASVILLDILTLQEDNAIVPFSFGALWYTILNFNLNKKISSVCTQVKNCPSNLFLEKDQNNFPEFLNEKMNSKFIKTISHTYHFYISYKKIIDDSFIKEFSFNFPTHAPPVTNKQLTHLWNQQYAQEPLNKFSGIVTIARTHRSIASHMDLTHSYEQLEYLGDGVLSLLITDYLYKEFPLYDEGMLSNCKSLLQSNIFLAIRFLRKLVTHNEQVNISVIPASGILLCLLDDSFDMMENFVTQLITIPLQDDPMIAFYLQKYYITLANPDAKTKPSQTIHNYIDIASLPTLQQMKRIADVYESLLGATFLVTSCNLEHCWNCIQDDFNSVREFLVSKVFRNMT, encoded by the exons ATGGGATATTGGAGACCTTTTTATAGAGTCGAAACAAATTCACAAAATGACGTGTCTTGTAGTGACtcgtattttgaaaatatcattgaaaCCATTTTATGTACAGATACTGAAAAACAAACTGACAATTCCGTGATGGATTTGCATGAAAAAGCTTTACTTGATGTTTATACTCCCATTGTAACAAAACTTTCTGGTCATTGTCGACGTGTGTTAATGCCTCTTGCTCTACTATTGCCTTTTAAATTACCTAAAAGGATAGATATAGTTGGTTGCTATGGTCAATTTGCAGAAAAAATTCGTATTGAAGTTGAACCGTGTGTTTCAGATGGAATACATACAGCAGACTATTATTTTAGTTCATTGGGAATGCTGGCTTTAATACGTTTTTGCCAATCTTTATTACACACTTTAGCTATAAAAGGGTGTTATCCCAAAACCAGCGATTTACGTCATTACGAAAAAAGTCTTCCAGAGATTCTAACGAGTCGAATCAAACACGCTTTATGGGACTCaccttttattctttttgcgCCTTTAATGTCCGATGGCAAAAGGCttgatttcaattatattgctacttacttgaaaataatttttctttcttttccatccTCTaa ACATTCCTTTCTCTCTAAAAATACCACCAACCCAACGTTTTATCAGTATTGGTTATCTTCCAATCAAGCGTTtcaaagttttataaaaaggaTCCCAGGTGTTGTAACACCTTTTCAGAACACGCAATGCGGCATAAATGTCCTTTTGAATCAAATCAGTGTTCAAACCGCGCACCTTTTCTTgacgaaaaagaaactgaaacaaaaagattcAATTGACCATAATGATAGAGACATTGACAAAAAATATGTCATTGATTTGAACCTAGACAATAATAGACCATTATACGACCATATTTCGGATGTCGTCACTCTTTTTGAAAGGCGTCAATTAGAATCTCCGGTCATTCGTTTAACACATGATCCGTCGTGTCAACATCGTTTTGCTCA ATTGCAAGGAATCACGTTAAACTACTTTCCAGACAACTTTTACCCTAATAATTCAGAAGTCTCTTTAACGAAAATGTATCAATTAGACAGAAGCTTATTAAAAAACATGGATGAAGCTAAAGCAGCCAAAATTCCGATTCTGGTTGGCTTACGACTTCAACAA GGTTCacataacatttttatcaacaAAACACTATCTCGCACAAAGAAAAGCAAGCTTGATAGTTATTATGATTCACGTTTGACCAGTCTATTACCGTTGACCACTCCAATGTTTCAACAA TTAACATGGATGAGTTGTGTAATGTATAAACTGGATTTGTGGTCAAAGCAGTATGAGTTAACTAAAAAACTAGAAACCCAAATGAATGTCCTGGCACTCATCATTCAAAAGTATTTACAATTCCACTTACAGAAAAAGTTGAACATTAAACCAATCATTCTTAATGAGCGTTTAGTGTCACTTGCTATGACAGCACCCTCAAGTCGTGTTTTGAACGAAGAAGTTGATTATAAAACACCGTGGGGTCGATCTGACATGGACAATGCCTTGACATTGAATGAAAGGGATAGCGAAGAAAATTTCACTCGTAATGATTATACAGAAAACACTTGGATGAAATACTGTCACA AGGACCCTCATTCACAGCGAATCGAATTTCTAGGAGATTCAGTTCTAAAGTGTATcacaacaatattttttttctttcttggtGTATCGTTGGATGAGGGAGAACTAACAGATAGAGCTCATTTTATTCAAGCCAATAAATTCTTAAAGCATTGTAGCGAAAACATGAACTTACATTCCTATATAGCAGCGTCGGTTTTTATGTCCAGGAATGCATTTTTCACCGGACCTACTACCATAACAATGATGCGAAGACAAgtactttctaataaaatgCAAGCGGATGCTGTTGAAGCTTTAATTGCTGCCATTTACCTTTCATCTATTTGTGTCGAGAAAGAAACAGTGTCGATATTACCT TTTTCGTGTGTTTCAGAAAGCTTTTATGAAGAActtgaatttaattgtttattagcGGGATCTATAGGCAAATTTAATGATGGGTTGAAAGCATCCGTTATACTTCTTGACATTTTAACTCTTCAAGAAGATAACGCCATTGTGCCATTTTCATTTGGAGCACTGTGGTATACcatcttaaatttcaatttgaat aaaaaaatttcatccgtCTGCACGCAAGTAAAAAATTGTCCTTCTAAcctttttttagaaaaagaccaaaataattttcccgaatttcttaatgaaaaaatgaattcaaaattcatcAAGACAATATCTCACACGTATCACTTTTATATATCCTACAAGAAGATTATTGACGACTCTTTTATAAAGGAATTTTCCTTTAACTTTCCAACGCATGCACCACCTGTAACAAATAAACAGCTTACTCATCTTTGGAATCAGCAATATGCACAAGAacctttgaataaatttagtGGAATCGTTACAATTGCGCGCACTCATAGAAGCATA GCATCTCATATGGATTTAACGCATTCGTACGAACAATTAGAGTACCTTGGAGATGGAGTGTTATCCTTACTGATCACAgattatttgtataaagaatTTCCTTTATATGACGAAGGAATGCTTTCAAACTGCAAAAGTTTACtccaaagtaatatttttctagcCATTCGTTTTTTACGAAAACTTGTTACACATAATGAGCAAGTCAACATATCTGTTATACCAGCCAGTGGTATACTTTTATGTCTTTTGGATGATTCTTTTGATATGATGGAAAACTTTGTTACTCAACTCATCACTATTCCACTGCAAGACGATCCAATGATCgcgttttatttacaaaaatattatattactttagcCAACCCTGACGCCAAAACAAAACCATCCCAAACCATTCACAATTATATCGATATAGCGTCTCTTCCAACGCTTCAACAAATGAAACGCATTGCAGACGTGTACGAAAGCCTATTAGGAGCTACTTTTCTCGTGACTTCTTGTAATTTAGAG CATTGTTGGAATTGTATTCAAGATGATTTCAATAGTGTTCGCGAATTCTTAGTGTCAAAGGTTTTCCGCAACATGACATGA